TGGATTTACAGCGGTGTTTACCCGGAAGAAGGCCGGAACCGCGCCGCCGAGCGTGAGGGCGACGACTGGGTCAGCCCCAAGTGGGGCTTCGCCTGGCCGGCCAACCGCCACATCCTCTACAGCCGCGCCTCTGCCGATGCGGCCGGCAACCCGTGGAGCGACCGCAAGAAGTACACCTACTTCGACCCGGCCAAGGACTCCGGCACGAAAGACGCCAACGGCAATCCCATCATCGGCGCCTGGGTTAACGCAGGCGGTGATAGCATTGACTTCCCGCTCACCAAGAAGCCCGGGGCCGCCGCGAAAGCCGGAGCCGAAGGTGTGGGCCTGGCGTTCCACGACGGGGCCAGCCCGGCCCTGATGAAGGCTGATGGCAAGTTCTGGCTGTTTGCGCCGAGCGGCGCGGTGGATGGGCCGATGCCCACCCACTACGAGCCGTACGAGTCGCCGGTGACAAATCCGGTCTACAAGCAACAGCGCAACCCCGTTGCCAAGATTTGGGAAGTGCCGGGCAACCCCTACCACAACCCCGAAGATTCAGCGAAGTATCCGATCATCGTCTCCACCTACCGCCTCACCGAGCACTACCTCTCCGGCACGATGAGCCGCTGGCTGCCCTGGCTGGCCGAGCTCATGCCGGAGTTGTTCGTCGAGATGAGCCATGAACTGGCGGACGAGAAGGGCGTGAACAACGGCGACTGGGTCACCGTCGTCACCGCCCGGGGCGAGGTGGAAGGCCGGGCGCTGGTGACGCGGCGCATGATGCCGTTTGTCATTGACGGCAAGACCTTTCACGAGATCGGCATCCCCTGGCACTGGGGTTATCAGGGTTTGGCGAGCGGCGATGTGACCAACGACATCAGCGCGCTGGTGGCCGATCCGAACGTCACCATCCACGAAGGCAAGGTGTTCTCGGGCGATCTCCGGTTGGGCCGCCGCACTGCGCCCGCGCCGGAACTCTACAAGCAAAATGTTGCCCAATACAAGGGGCCGACGACGACGCTGGCCAGCCTCCAGTGCAACGACTCGCTTGGGGAGGTGTGCAATGCCTAAGGGAATGTTCGTTGACACTTCCATCTGCATTGGCTGTAAAGCCTGTCAGGTGGCTTGCAAGGAATGGAACGAACTCGGCGGCGAGCCGGAGGACTTCCGGGAAGTAGAGGGCCGGCTCAAGGCCGTCAACTTCACCGGCAACTCCTACGATAACACCGGCCGGCTCACTGCCACCAACTGGCGGCACGTGCGCTTCATCGAACGCGGCTCGTCACTCGAAGGCAACATGGCCTGGTACATGATGAGCGACTCGTGCAAGCATTGCGCTCAGGCCGGTTGCCTGGAAGTCTGCCCGACCCACGCCTTGCGGCGCACCGACCTGGGCAACGTGGTAGTGGACCAGGACGTATGCAATGGCTGTCGGGCTTGCGTCGCCGCCTGTCCGTTCGGTGTGATCAGCTACAACAAGCAGACGGGCCGGGTGAACAAATGCACGTTGTGCGACGACCGCATCAGCCAGGGGCTGGAGACGGCCTGCGCCAAAGCCTGCCCGACCGACTCTATCGTCTTCGGCGAAGTGGATGAACTGCGCGTCAGCGCCCGCCAGCGGGTGGAGACGCTGAAATCGCTCGGCCACACCAAAGCGCAGTTGTACGGCGACACTGACGTGCTGGGCGGGTTGAACGTGTTCTATCTCCTGCTCGACGACCCCGAAGTGTACGGCCAGCCGGTCAACCCACAACTGCCTCAGAGAAACCTGGTCTCCGGCTCGTTGTGGAGCATCGGCAGTGCACTCGTGCTGGGCCTCTCGGCCCTCATCGCCTTCCGGTCACGCCGGAACGGCGTCACAGCAAAGGAGGCCTAGCCATGCCCGGTGAACTGCAAATCCCTAATTGGGAATGGTGGATCGTCGTCTACTTCTTCGTCGGCGGCATCGCGGGCGGGGCCTACTTCACCTCGGCCATCATCGAGTTGGTTGGCCGACCCGAAGACCGGCCCATCGCCCGCATGGGCTACTACATCGCCTTCCCCCTCTCGCTGGTCTCTGCGGTAGCCCTCATTGCCGACCTGGGAAGCCCGGCACGATTTTGGCACATGGTTGTCTATAGCAGGACGTTCCTGCCCATGCCAAAATGGGACTCGCCGGTCTCGGTCGGCGCGTACGCCCTGCTGTTCTTCGGCGGGTTCAGCTTCCTGTCGTTCCTCGACGCGCTGGTGGAGACGGGCCGCCTGCCCTGGGCACCCTTCCGCGAGAAGTATTCCGGTATGCCGCGCATGATCTACTCGATCCTCGGCGGGCTGAACGGATTCTTCCTCGCCTCGTACACCGGCGTCCTGCTGGCTCATACCCAATTGCCGGCCTGGGCGGACACGCCCCTGCTCGGCGCGCTCTTCGTCGCCTCCGGGGCCTCCACCGGCATGGCCGCCATCGCCCTCGGTCTGGCGCTAACCCCGCAGGGAGTGGACATAGGCGAGTCGTGGGCGAAGCTCAAGCAGGCCGACAACATGGCGATGATCCTGGAGATCGCCTTGCTGGTTGTGATGCTCGTCTGGCTGGGGAGCGCCGCCGCGCCTCTCCTCAGCGGGCTGAACGGCATCCTGCTGATCGGCGGCGCATTGCTGGTCGGGCTGATCGTCCCGCTAGCGATGCAGTTCCGCGCCGGTTTCCAGGGCGTCAAGGCCAGTGCCAACGTCACGCTAGTGACGTCGCTCCTGATCCTGGTGGGGGGCTTCATCATGCGGACGGTGATCGTGATGGCCCCGCAAGGGCTGTTGTAGAGTGGGCGTCCCGCTTCGCGTCACGCAAAGCGGGACGGTGATCGTGATGGCCCCGCAAGGGCTGTTGTAATGAGTGTGCAACGCTGTAAAACGTGAGGCGTAATGACGCCATTGCGCCTCACGTTTGTGTTGGGATGCCCCAAATTACGGAAAAACCCTTGCCATAATTTATCCCCCTGGAGAGTATCAGACAGAATTTTTTTCGCCTTTTGGGACTTTGGCGGTATTTAGACGGAAACGGTTTGCCTTCTAACACGACGGATATTAGACGGAAAATTCCGCTCACTTAATGATTGGGCCGCTCATCGCCGCATCAGCAAGTGTTAGCAAACAAGTTCAGTTGACAAGGAGATAAGCCATGAACACTTCACAAAAAGCCGCTGGCATTGGGGCATTGCTTCAAGGGCTATCCTTTGTCATCGTGCTGGTACTTATCTTCGCGGTATTGCCCGGCTTCGGCTTTCAAGGGCCAAACGACTTTGCCGATCCAGCGAAAGCTTTACCCTTTATCGCCAGCCAGTCGCTGTTGGCATTTCGGTTGTTCGCCGGTGACATTCTCTTCGCCGTCTTTCTCATC
This genomic interval from Chloroflexota bacterium contains the following:
- a CDS encoding 4Fe-4S dicluster domain-containing protein produces the protein MLPNTRGRRRRWPASSATTRLGRCAMPKGMFVDTSICIGCKACQVACKEWNELGGEPEDFREVEGRLKAVNFTGNSYDNTGRLTATNWRHVRFIERGSSLEGNMAWYMMSDSCKHCAQAGCLEVCPTHALRRTDLGNVVVDQDVCNGCRACVAACPFGVISYNKQTGRVNKCTLCDDRISQGLETACAKACPTDSIVFGEVDELRVSARQRVETLKSLGHTKAQLYGDTDVLGGLNVFYLLLDDPEVYGQPVNPQLPQRNLVSGSLWSIGSALVLGLSALIAFRSRRNGVTAKEA
- the nrfD gene encoding polysulfide reductase NrfD; the protein is MPGELQIPNWEWWIVVYFFVGGIAGGAYFTSAIIELVGRPEDRPIARMGYYIAFPLSLVSAVALIADLGSPARFWHMVVYSRTFLPMPKWDSPVSVGAYALLFFGGFSFLSFLDALVETGRLPWAPFREKYSGMPRMIYSILGGLNGFFLASYTGVLLAHTQLPAWADTPLLGALFVASGASTGMAAIALGLALTPQGVDIGESWAKLKQADNMAMILEIALLVVMLVWLGSAAAPLLSGLNGILLIGGALLVGLIVPLAMQFRAGFQGVKASANVTLVTSLLILVGGFIMRTVIVMAPQGLL